In a genomic window of Ipomoea triloba cultivar NCNSP0323 chromosome 3, ASM357664v1:
- the LOC116014286 gene encoding chorismate mutase 1, chloroplastic-like has product MEAKLLRITSISRIPRKLLAHRSHHQDCTFQFLISSCSAMHAIPSAQPLPNWRMGMKSRVDETGNYTLEGVRISLVRLEDSIISGLVERAQHRYNPDTYDPNAFVMDGFHGSLVEYIVKETEKIHAKVGRYSDPDEHPFYPLELPEPLLPPLQHPQVLHPNGALVNINAKIWDMYFKKLLPRLVEEGDDGNCGSTAVCDSFCLQVLSKRIHYGKFVAEAKFQASPDLYKAAIRAKDRNRLMQLLTCPEVEELVKKRVEMKVREHFQEVTIDMEGESKSDPKYKINPIFVANLYGDWVMPLTKEVEVEYQS; this is encoded by the exons ATGGAGGCAAAGCTGTTGAGAATCACCTCAATCTCCAGAATTCCCAGAAAGCTTTTAGCCCACCGGAGCCATCATCAAGATTGCACCTTTCAATTTCTCATTTCAAGCTGCAGTGCTATGCACGCCATTCCCTCAGCTCAACCGCTTCCAAATTGGCG AATGGGAATGAAGAGCAGAGTAGATGAGACAGGGAATTACACACTAGAGGGTGTAAGAATATCTTTAGTTCGGTTAGAGGATAGCATTATATCTGGCCTTGTGGAGAGAGCTCAGCATCGTTACAACCCGGATACATATGACCCTAATGCTTTTGTAATGGATGGCTTCCATGGCTCTTTGGTGGAGTACATAGTTAAAGAAACGGAAAAAATTCATGCCAAA GTTGGAAGGTATTCGGACCCTGATGAGCATCCTTTCTACCCGCTTGAATTGCCCGAACCACTATTGCCACCCCTTCAACACCCACAG GTTCTACACCCAAATGGTGCTTTGGTCAATATCAATGCCAAAATATGGGACATGTATTTCAAAAAGCTTCTTCCAAGGTTAGTGGAAGAAGGCGATGATGGTAATTGTGGATCCACTGCTGTTTGTGACAGTTTTTGCCTTCAG GTCCTCTCAAAGAGAATTCATTATGGCAAATTTGTTGCAGAAGCAAAATTTCAAGCTTCACCAGACCTCTATAAGGCTGCAATCCGAGCAAAA GACAGAAATAGGCTTATGCAATTGCTGACCTGCCCAGAAGTTGAAGAACTGGTAAAGAAGAGAGTAGAGATGAAGGTCAGAGAACACTTTCAAGAGGTTACCATTGACATGGAAGGGGAGAGCAAGAGTGATCCaaagtacaaaataaatccAATCTTTGTTGCTAATCTGTATGGGGATTGGGTCATGCCATTGACAAAGGAAGTTGAGGTTGAATACCAAAGTTAA